The Streptomyces sp. NBC_00659 genomic interval CTACGACCATCCCGTCGACCGCGTCTGGCGGTTCGTGACCGACGCCGACGAACTGGCCGCGTGGTTCCCCTCCCGCGCCGAGATGGAACTGCGCCCCGGCGGCACGATCACCTTCAGCGGCGATCCGAACATGCCCGGGTCGACCGGCCGCGTCCTCGCCGTCGACCCGCCCCGCCACCTCTCCTTCGAGTGGGGCGGCGACGAACTGCGCTTCGACCTCGAAGCCCTCGACGGCGGGCGCACCCGCTTCACGCTCACCGACGTGCTTGCCGAGCCGGACACGGCAGCCCGCAACGGAGCCGGCTGGGAGGTGTGCCTCGCCGCCCTCGGCGCGAGGGCGCGCGGCGAACGCTCCGAGGGGCCGCACGCCGGCGGGATCCCGGCCTGGAAGGAGATCTACGAGGTCTACGTCGAAGCGGGCGTCCCCTCCGGCGCGCCGGTTCCGGGGACGGACTGACCGCTCACCCCGGTGGCGGGGACGACCGCTCAGGACAGCTGCCGCCGCACCAGCTCGTGCAGCCGCCCGCCCGTGTCCGCCAGCAACTGCGCGGGCGGGCCCTGCTGGGCGACCCGGCCGTTCTCCATCACGATGACACGGTCCGCGTCCAGCACCGTCGACAGCCGGTGCGCGATCACCACCCGGGTCGCGTTGAGCGCCTTGGTGCTCTCGATCACCGTGCGCTGCGTCGCGTTGTCCAGCGCGCTGGTCGCCTCGTCGAAGTAGAGGATGCGCGGCCGCCGTATCAACGCCTGGGCGATCATGAGGCGTTGGCGCTGACCGCCCGAGATGGCGCCGCTGCCCGAGACGAGTGTGTGCAGCCCCAT includes:
- a CDS encoding SRPBCC family protein produces the protein MSAEATARTGTYLTLDDGRPAVRFSRTYDHPVDRVWRFVTDADELAAWFPSRAEMELRPGGTITFSGDPNMPGSTGRVLAVDPPRHLSFEWGGDELRFDLEALDGGRTRFTLTDVLAEPDTAARNGAGWEVCLAALGARARGERSEGPHAGGIPAWKEIYEVYVEAGVPSGAPVPGTD